The following coding sequences are from one Lysinibacillus sp. FSL W8-0992 window:
- a CDS encoding energy-coupling factor ABC transporter substrate-binding protein — translation MKKNLLLLAVVVLLAIIPLFVQKGAEFGGADGEAEAAIGEINAEYEPWFESLWEPPSGEIESLLFVLQAAIGAGFIGYFVGYMRGKHKEG, via the coding sequence ATGAAGAAAAATTTACTGCTACTAGCTGTCGTTGTACTTTTAGCAATCATCCCTCTTTTCGTACAAAAAGGTGCAGAATTCGGTGGTGCAGACGGAGAAGCTGAAGCTGCAATCGGTGAAATTAATGCAGAATATGAACCATGGTTTGAGAGCTTATGGGAGCCACCAAGTGGTGAAATTGAAAGCTTATTATTCGTATTACAGGCTGCGATTGGTGCTGGCTTTATTGGCTATTTCGTAGGCTATATGCGCGGCAAGCATAAGGAAGGTTAA
- a CDS encoding energy-coupling factor ABC transporter ATP-binding protein, producing MTELYFDLKHLSYAYADGTEALTDISLQIPKGKKIALLGHNGAGKSTLFQHLNGILKPTDGSITFCNEALSYSRKALSALRQQVGIVFQDADNQLFSGTVKQDIAFGPLNLGWSHEKIEEKIAWAVAQTEVESLLDKPIHFLSVGQKKRVAMAGVLAMEPSVLLLDEPTAGLDNYYAAQLLHYLAKLENGERTFLLATHDIALAYEWADQIIVMEAGKVIYNGDPVELFYQEKLLELAHLERPWVFEITLALQNKKLFDVGMPMPRSKEDLQTLIEQL from the coding sequence ATGACAGAGCTTTATTTTGATCTTAAACATTTATCATATGCCTATGCAGACGGTACCGAGGCACTTACAGATATTTCATTGCAAATTCCAAAGGGGAAAAAAATCGCCCTACTAGGTCATAATGGTGCTGGCAAATCAACACTATTTCAGCATCTAAATGGAATTTTAAAACCGACCGATGGCAGCATTACGTTTTGCAACGAAGCGCTTAGCTATTCTAGAAAAGCATTATCCGCATTACGTCAGCAGGTCGGCATCGTATTCCAAGATGCTGACAATCAACTTTTTTCAGGTACAGTAAAGCAAGATATCGCTTTCGGGCCATTAAATCTTGGCTGGTCTCATGAAAAAATCGAGGAAAAAATCGCCTGGGCAGTAGCACAAACAGAGGTTGAGTCATTACTTGATAAGCCCATACATTTTTTAAGCGTCGGACAGAAAAAACGTGTTGCCATGGCAGGTGTGCTGGCAATGGAACCTTCTGTATTACTATTAGATGAACCGACTGCTGGACTAGACAATTATTATGCTGCACAACTTTTACATTACTTAGCTAAATTAGAAAATGGGGAACGAACTTTTTTATTGGCAACCCATGATATCGCTTTGGCTTATGAATGGGCGGATCAAATAATTGTTATGGAGGCTGGGAAAGTCATTTACAATGGGGACCCGGTCGAATTGTTCTATCAAGAGAAGTTACTTGAACTAGCCCATCTTGAACGACCATGGGTTTTTGAAATAACCCTCGCCTTACAAAACAAAAAGTTATTTGACGTTGGCATGCCTATGCCTCGATCAAAAGAAGACTTACAAACACTTATCGAGCAGCTCTAA
- the cbiQ gene encoding cobalt ECF transporter T component CbiQ, whose amino-acid sequence MLLIDKYAYMNKLASVHPLEKMTFSLGLLLLSLIVRDELISLITFIVMSAFIILGAKIPFQYYAKLLLLPGFFLLSSLLSILISIAPNSSNLPAHFWAFSLSNWTFFIGNESMITARQLLFSVLGSISCLYFLILTTSVQSICHVLRQWRLPALFVELVELTYRFIFIFLNSMQKIHLAQQSRLGYQSPMQWLRSISMLIAALFAEMFQRSRELNNAMQARGGESVYWQDNVCYSKKNWFGIVFIFLFLVIYGGFFS is encoded by the coding sequence ATGTTACTCATTGATAAGTATGCTTATATGAATAAACTAGCGTCCGTTCATCCGTTAGAAAAAATGACGTTTTCCTTGGGGTTACTGCTATTGTCGCTTATCGTGAGAGATGAACTTATTTCACTCATTACATTTATTGTAATGAGTGCTTTTATCATTTTAGGCGCAAAAATCCCTTTCCAATACTATGCGAAATTACTGCTGTTACCAGGATTTTTTCTGCTATCCAGTTTACTATCTATTTTGATTTCAATTGCACCAAATTCAAGTAACCTCCCAGCACATTTCTGGGCATTTTCTCTTAGTAATTGGACCTTTTTCATCGGAAATGAAAGCATGATCACAGCACGGCAGCTATTGTTCTCTGTATTAGGCAGTATTAGCTGTTTATACTTTTTAATTTTAACGACATCGGTACAATCTATTTGTCACGTCTTACGTCAATGGCGTCTGCCTGCTTTATTTGTAGAATTAGTAGAGCTAACGTATCGATTTATTTTCATCTTTTTAAATAGCATGCAAAAAATTCATCTTGCTCAACAATCACGCCTTGGCTATCAATCACCTATGCAATGGCTACGGTCGATTTCCATGCTTATTGCAGCATTGTTTGCGGAAATGTTTCAACGTAGTCGTGAACTAAATAATGCGATGCAAGCACGTGGTGGCGAATCTGTTTATTGGCAAGACAATGTATGTTATAGCAAGAAAAACTGGTTTGGAATTGTTTTTATATTTTTATTCCTCGTAATATATGGAGGTTTTTTCTCATGA
- the cobJ gene encoding precorrin-3B C(17)-methyltransferase, with the protein MAQKGKIFVVGFGPGDFKHITTRAVEALQQSEFIIGYKTYVELIQDLVSAKSIVSTGMTEEVSRAQEAVRQAEAGNIVSVISSGDSGVYGMAGLVYEVLIELGWTEATGVEVEIVPGISAINSCASLLGAPIMHDSCTISLSDHLTPWNLIAKRVEAAAMADFVIALYNPKSGRRTRQIVEAQRILLEYRSPDTPVGLVKSAYRDRQEITMTTLAEMLEHDIGMLTTVIIGNSSTFFYDNKMITPRGYQRKYTLGEEKQPLRPHQRLREENEPWAMNQETGTASHDFAADPNAGRLKSSIAIAPAPVSVQEKSSLEMAATALAMVKGTTVTKATTKLVQQKMESIFELAVSPGVANKFFTPQQMMTLAEVVGDEGTMEYTPDHQIHLKIPTTEPEIITEKLREVGFLLAPIGDVLSLKACDFCYGEKADSIPYAEEIQAKLGGLSLPKTLNIGFNGCGMACYRAVFDDIGIVYRKSKFDVFIGAKPVGRTAHAAQPVVEGLEPEQLIPLITDIIEEYKANAHPNERLFKYFKRLKKILHFTYQDMSSKIKVEPAPCGD; encoded by the coding sequence ATGGCGCAAAAAGGAAAGATTTTTGTTGTAGGCTTTGGACCTGGAGATTTCAAGCATATTACGACACGTGCTGTAGAGGCATTACAACAAAGTGAATTTATTATCGGTTATAAAACGTATGTTGAGCTCATTCAAGATTTAGTAAGTGCGAAGTCGATTGTTAGTACTGGTATGACAGAAGAAGTGTCACGAGCACAAGAAGCGGTACGTCAAGCGGAGGCTGGAAATATCGTTTCTGTTATTTCGAGTGGTGACTCAGGCGTATATGGGATGGCTGGACTTGTATATGAAGTACTAATTGAGCTTGGGTGGACGGAAGCAACAGGTGTTGAAGTCGAAATTGTGCCAGGAATTTCTGCTATTAATTCGTGTGCAAGTTTGCTAGGCGCACCGATTATGCATGATTCTTGCACGATTAGTTTAAGCGATCATTTAACACCTTGGAATTTAATTGCAAAGCGTGTGGAAGCTGCGGCGATGGCCGATTTTGTCATTGCGTTATATAACCCAAAAAGTGGTCGCCGTACACGTCAAATTGTAGAAGCCCAACGGATTTTACTAGAATATCGATCACCGGATACACCTGTAGGACTTGTGAAAAGTGCCTACCGTGATCGTCAGGAAATAACGATGACGACTTTAGCAGAGATGCTCGAGCATGATATCGGCATGTTAACTACAGTTATTATTGGAAATTCATCGACATTTTTCTATGACAATAAAATGATTACACCGCGTGGCTATCAGCGCAAATATACACTTGGAGAAGAAAAACAGCCTTTACGTCCACACCAGCGTTTAAGAGAAGAAAATGAGCCGTGGGCAATGAACCAAGAAACAGGTACTGCAAGTCATGACTTTGCTGCAGATCCAAATGCAGGACGTCTGAAAAGTAGTATTGCGATAGCACCTGCGCCTGTATCGGTACAAGAAAAATCATCTCTAGAAATGGCAGCAACTGCACTAGCCATGGTGAAAGGAACAACTGTCACAAAGGCTACAACGAAGTTAGTTCAGCAAAAAATGGAGTCGATTTTTGAACTTGCTGTTAGTCCTGGGGTAGCGAATAAATTTTTCACTCCACAGCAAATGATGACGTTAGCTGAAGTTGTGGGAGATGAAGGCACGATGGAATATACACCTGACCATCAAATTCATTTAAAAATTCCAACGACAGAGCCAGAAATTATTACTGAAAAGTTAAGAGAAGTAGGCTTTTTACTCGCACCAATTGGGGATGTGCTGTCATTAAAGGCTTGTGACTTCTGTTATGGCGAGAAGGCAGATTCAATTCCATATGCAGAGGAGATTCAAGCAAAACTTGGTGGGTTGTCGTTGCCTAAAACGCTGAACATTGGCTTTAATGGCTGTGGCATGGCGTGTTATCGTGCAGTATTTGACGATATAGGTATCGTCTATCGGAAAAGTAAATTTGATGTTTTTATCGGTGCGAAACCAGTAGGGCGTACTGCACATGCAGCACAGCCAGTTGTAGAGGGACTAGAGCCAGAACAGCTTATTCCGCTTATTACAGACATTATTGAGGAATATAAGGCAAATGCACATCCAAATGAACGCTTATTTAAGTACTTCAAACGGTTGAAAAAAATATTGCATTTTACGTATCAAGATATGTCGTCAAAAATAAAAGTAGAGCCAGCTCCGTGCGGCGACTAG
- a CDS encoding (2Fe-2S) ferredoxin domain-containing protein, translating into MTTWNLEGMKTHLFICNGSSCMKKEAEEITLAIRDEIEKLALDKEIHTTRTRCNGRCKDACVVIAYPQGNWYRIPTVEHGRTLVQDLNHDSLHSEHVFTLTEGTLQRTPQTTAIKGIDKVKEG; encoded by the coding sequence ATGACAACTTGGAATTTAGAGGGCATGAAAACCCATCTTTTTATTTGTAATGGTAGTAGTTGCATGAAAAAAGAAGCTGAGGAAATTACGCTCGCAATACGAGACGAAATAGAGAAATTAGCACTCGATAAGGAAATACATACGACAAGAACGCGTTGTAATGGCAGATGTAAAGATGCTTGTGTTGTGATCGCGTACCCACAGGGAAATTGGTATCGTATACCAACAGTTGAGCATGGTAGAACACTTGTACAAGATTTAAACCATGATTCTTTACACAGCGAGCATGTTTTTACACTGACAGAAGGTACGTTGCAACGTACCCCACAAACAACAGCCATTAAAGGCATCGACAAGGTGAAAGAGGGGTAA
- the cobK gene encoding precorrin-6A reductase encodes MIFMLAGTSDARNLALELQSVGYAITATVVTDSAATSLAEVGLPHLVGRLTAEEMAAILTEQGYRLVVDASHPFAEEASKNAMAAAKSAGVPYIRYERANEHYEHPLITVVKDYEEAAQLAAVKRGVIMLTTGSKTLATFTKVLQGLENTRVIARMLPRLDNMEKCEALGVAQRDIVAIQGPFSKELNEALFRQYDVTLMITKESGKVGSVDEKLDAALACGIETILIARPNIQYGQQYSSFEEVLQAVQHIL; translated from the coding sequence ATGATTTTCATGTTAGCAGGTACGAGCGATGCAAGGAATCTAGCACTTGAATTGCAGTCAGTGGGCTATGCGATTACGGCTACAGTTGTTACTGATTCGGCTGCTACAAGCCTTGCAGAGGTAGGTCTACCACATTTAGTTGGTAGACTAACTGCTGAGGAAATGGCAGCAATACTTACAGAACAAGGGTATCGCTTAGTTGTCGATGCCTCACATCCATTTGCAGAGGAAGCTTCTAAAAATGCGATGGCAGCAGCAAAGAGTGCTGGCGTTCCATACATTCGTTATGAACGCGCAAATGAACATTACGAACACCCTCTTATTACAGTTGTTAAAGATTATGAGGAAGCAGCACAGTTAGCAGCTGTAAAACGAGGCGTGATTATGCTGACAACTGGCAGTAAAACACTTGCAACGTTTACAAAGGTGTTACAAGGCTTAGAAAATACACGTGTTATTGCACGTATGCTTCCTCGCCTTGATAATATGGAAAAATGTGAAGCACTTGGTGTGGCGCAAAGAGATATTGTTGCTATTCAAGGTCCCTTTTCAAAAGAATTAAACGAAGCACTATTTCGTCAATACGATGTTACATTGATGATTACAAAAGAAAGTGGCAAAGTCGGCTCAGTCGATGAAAAGCTAGACGCTGCACTTGCCTGTGGTATTGAAACGATTTTAATCGCACGACCAAATATTCAATATGGCCAACAATACTCCTCATTTGAGGAAGTACTACAAGCTGTACAACACATACTATAG
- a CDS encoding energy-coupling factor ABC transporter permease, with the protein MKFSFWKLSYFLVALLLVPKRAFAMHIMEGFLPIEWAIFWWVISIPFIILGLRSIRKTIDENPETKMILGLSGAFAFVLSALKIPSVTGSCSHPTGVGLGTVLFGPLAMSVIGTIVLLFQSLLLAHGGITTLGANAFSMAIVGPIIAYYVFKGSQKIGLSFSIAVFFAAMLGDLGTYVVTSVQLALAFPSEVGGFMASFTKFAGIFALTQIPLAISEGILTVIVMNFLKKYNVSELKALRVFSAKEAH; encoded by the coding sequence TTGAAATTTTCTTTTTGGAAACTTAGTTATTTCTTAGTGGCTCTTTTACTAGTACCAAAACGAGCGTTTGCCATGCATATCATGGAAGGATTTTTGCCGATTGAATGGGCGATTTTTTGGTGGGTTATTTCGATTCCATTTATTATTTTAGGATTACGTTCTATTCGAAAAACAATTGACGAAAATCCTGAAACGAAAATGATATTAGGCTTATCAGGTGCATTCGCATTCGTCTTATCGGCACTGAAAATTCCATCAGTAACAGGAAGTTGCTCACATCCTACTGGTGTTGGCCTTGGTACAGTTCTTTTCGGACCATTAGCCATGAGTGTGATTGGCACAATCGTTTTATTATTCCAATCATTACTTTTAGCGCATGGTGGTATTACCACTTTAGGTGCGAATGCTTTCTCTATGGCAATTGTAGGACCAATTATTGCGTATTATGTCTTTAAAGGTTCTCAAAAAATCGGTCTATCATTCTCTATTGCTGTCTTTTTTGCAGCGATGCTTGGGGACTTAGGTACATATGTTGTCACTTCAGTTCAATTAGCATTGGCTTTCCCTTCTGAAGTAGGAGGCTTTATGGCTTCATTCACAAAATTTGCAGGTATTTTTGCTTTAACACAAATCCCTCTAGCAATTAGTGAAGGAATTTTAACAGTTATCGTTATGAATTTCTTAAAAAAATACAATGTGAGCGAATTAAAGGCACTACGTGTTTTCTCAGCAAAGGAGGCACATTAG
- a CDS encoding precorrin-8X methylmutase produces the protein MDFKTDFKPLTVDPDKIYDYSFSIIAEEMGEHDFTEDEWKIVRRIIHASADFELGRSVIITPGAIEAGIKSILAGRHVIADVQMIESGSGKKRFQKHGGDLHCYIADEDVSIEAKKQNTTRAIISMQKATKLHEGGIYAIGNAPTALLELIRLIKEGLAKPDLIIGMPVGFVSAAESKEELLKLEGIPYITNVGRKGGSTVTVAALNAVSLLADEQAKK, from the coding sequence ATGGATTTCAAAACAGATTTCAAACCATTAACAGTAGACCCAGACAAAATTTATGATTATAGTTTCTCGATAATTGCAGAGGAAATGGGCGAACATGATTTTACAGAAGATGAGTGGAAAATTGTCCGTCGTATTATCCACGCTTCTGCTGACTTCGAATTAGGACGTAGCGTCATTATTACACCAGGTGCAATTGAAGCAGGCATTAAGTCGATCCTTGCAGGTCGTCATGTCATTGCTGATGTACAAATGATTGAAAGTGGTTCAGGAAAAAAACGTTTCCAAAAGCATGGTGGGGATTTACACTGCTATATCGCAGATGAAGACGTTTCGATTGAAGCGAAAAAACAAAATACAACGCGTGCCATAATCTCAATGCAAAAGGCAACAAAATTACACGAAGGTGGCATTTATGCAATTGGAAATGCACCGACAGCCTTACTAGAGTTAATTCGCTTAATTAAAGAAGGCTTAGCGAAACCGGACTTAATTATTGGTATGCCAGTAGGCTTTGTGTCAGCAGCAGAGTCGAAAGAAGAGCTTTTAAAGCTAGAGGGGATTCCTTATATTACAAATGTTGGACGTAAAGGCGGTAGTACAGTGACGGTTGCTGCTTTAAATGCCGTTTCATTATTAGCGGACGAACAGGCGAAAAAATAA
- a CDS encoding sirohydrochlorin chelatase, which translates to MKAILFVGHGSRLAAGNDEVRTFIEQMTPRIDESFLVETCFLEFASPNIEDGITNCVKKGATEVHVIPIILLHAGHSKMHIPAEIEHAREHYPNITFTYGQTIGIHDEIFAILEDRLAEIDFNTEEEHKDTAILLIARGGSDPAANGDFYKITRLLWEKLNVQYVESAFMGVTDPRVEEGIERCVKLGAKKIIMLPYFLFTGILMERMNGMCKQFNEQYPDCDIQIANYFGYHDRLQNVLLNRIEQAVNGTSTGMQDLENYRAYAAVHGHAHHHHHHDHDHDHDHDHDHDHDHDHHHDHEHDHHHDHHHDEELVK; encoded by the coding sequence ATGAAAGCAATTTTATTTGTTGGCCATGGTAGCCGTTTAGCAGCAGGAAATGACGAGGTACGAACGTTTATAGAGCAAATGACGCCACGTATCGATGAAAGCTTTTTAGTAGAAACATGTTTTTTAGAGTTTGCCTCGCCAAACATTGAAGATGGTATAACGAATTGTGTGAAGAAGGGTGCTACAGAGGTACATGTAATCCCGATTATTTTACTTCATGCTGGTCATTCAAAAATGCATATTCCAGCAGAAATCGAACATGCACGTGAGCATTATCCAAATATTACATTCACGTATGGACAAACAATCGGTATTCATGACGAAATTTTTGCTATTTTAGAAGACCGCTTAGCAGAAATCGACTTCAATACTGAGGAAGAACATAAAGATACTGCTATTTTATTAATTGCACGTGGTGGCAGTGACCCAGCGGCAAATGGTGATTTTTATAAAATTACACGTTTGTTATGGGAAAAACTAAACGTTCAGTATGTGGAAAGCGCATTTATGGGCGTGACAGATCCGCGTGTTGAAGAAGGCATTGAACGCTGTGTCAAGCTCGGTGCTAAAAAAATTATTATGTTACCGTACTTTTTATTCACAGGTATTTTAATGGAACGTATGAATGGCATGTGCAAGCAATTTAATGAGCAATATCCTGACTGTGATATCCAAATTGCTAATTATTTTGGCTACCATGATCGTTTACAAAATGTGTTGTTAAACCGTATTGAACAAGCTGTGAATGGTACATCAACAGGTATGCAGGATTTAGAAAATTATCGTGCTTATGCGGCGGTACATGGACATGCGCATCATCATCACCATCATGACCATGATCACGACCACGACCATGACCATGACCATGACCATGACCATGACCACCATCATGACCACGAGCATGATCACCATCACGATCATCATCATGACGAGGAGCTAGTAAAATGA
- a CDS encoding S8 family peptidase — translation MKNWVMKSIAVVACSALMVPAASAFAEAPQNPELVTSMLASNKRQALKQFNDQTGGNEWISADTIIVKHSGLAKTVHSKIGSKVIRSIPSLGYEVIQLKKGITLTEAVSYYAKQNGVKSVSPSYKYQSFNNAVDPKKKDMYHINLLQIDKALSLAGNHEVKVAVIDSGVDYKHPDLKSQVLPPYNAATPANTSFSDPHGTHVAGIIAATKDNGLGGHGIYPSAKILPIDVFNGKQTANDFVIAQGILYAIEQNADVINMSLGGYGESPLMQEAVKKAIDKGITIVAAAGNDSTDQYSFPASFEGVISVGSTNERNKLSSYSNYGPSVDLVAPGEDIYSTVYDRKKGSSFTAFSGTSMASPVVAGVAALLKSKYPTLKPHEIEAILEMTAKDLGERGYDLTYGHGLVDPLKAMHFDLNNLPERYSETKEERLTNAKVLNKNRLNTEKGEFKLPDEKKWYKTELDAGEYIQLSLKGASNYDYAFDLYFYPTGQKDESETINVNDVRAGKQEGYLYKAEQAGTLLIGVKDHNGGYSLKGASNYIFTAQTTNELPIDSLAMDSAHKIQQFPFSTAGENYTLLSDDQQGDQDYFTFSVTQPSTLKFDLSGLPGVTASMEIYLKSDLDNNSTEQIDEDEWNENAPYPLQASSSSAKGESVSIVFDAIPDEEYVLSVSNDNSGAVSIDMLFNGGIDNEEKANMNESIIPYTLKGEIVHLPEDEDGLPLDEPMLEDDVQNSDGAPAPNKAKKRERGKNFLNLLSGPDFEENGLDADLIMTNAIPFNIGEDQKAYFQTEYDEDYFVFTAPEDAIYGFQIKKGNNQEPTGTIFEYDEETNELLPLSSLANDSGLIGLLYGVTIDEDDPKTIALKKDKTYVIKIVNFGGRSIEPYSLTSRKMAAIPEDKNNEINTDITAQTIEPGIDYQNHLLYNDDKDYYYYKHRGEDTVLSLLLSSVPYTNEQLNQIPKELQFDLKFSGSIIEDTNGNMQIDDDELAKEIPFGQGENLFEIFLGLSGTSEVNTSFLAKRNRGYFISLSATDFGLLSLQPYTLSVFNHKNVDEDADSTLVHGVPTKPTMLTKNGDKYVANQYLNASVPFGDKDYFEFHNDRKRDVFFSLQTEKGLDGVIRIIDANGKTVETLDLYGSKDTEVGSVELDKGTYYIEVSEVNGKASTQPYTLEVQ, via the coding sequence TTGAAAAACTGGGTGATGAAATCAATCGCTGTCGTAGCATGTTCTGCACTAATGGTTCCTGCTGCTTCTGCCTTTGCTGAAGCACCACAGAACCCAGAATTGGTGACAAGTATGCTCGCTAGCAACAAAAGGCAAGCATTAAAGCAGTTCAACGATCAAACAGGAGGAAACGAATGGATTAGTGCCGATACTATTATCGTCAAACATTCGGGTCTTGCGAAGACCGTACATAGTAAAATTGGTTCAAAAGTAATTCGATCGATTCCTTCATTAGGTTACGAAGTAATCCAACTAAAAAAAGGCATAACATTAACAGAGGCTGTTTCGTATTATGCCAAGCAAAACGGAGTCAAAAGTGTATCTCCAAGCTACAAGTACCAGTCCTTTAATAATGCAGTCGATCCAAAGAAAAAGGATATGTATCATATAAATCTACTGCAAATTGATAAGGCTTTATCATTAGCAGGAAATCATGAGGTCAAAGTAGCAGTTATCGATTCTGGTGTAGATTATAAACATCCAGATTTGAAGTCTCAAGTGCTTCCACCTTATAATGCGGCAACGCCTGCCAATACCTCATTTTCTGATCCACACGGGACGCATGTAGCAGGCATTATTGCAGCTACTAAAGATAATGGGCTTGGTGGACATGGTATTTATCCATCAGCAAAGATTCTTCCAATAGATGTCTTTAACGGCAAACAAACTGCAAATGATTTCGTTATTGCACAAGGTATACTTTACGCTATTGAACAAAACGCTGACGTTATTAATATGAGTCTCGGTGGCTACGGAGAATCTCCACTAATGCAGGAAGCCGTTAAAAAAGCAATCGATAAAGGCATTACGATTGTAGCTGCTGCAGGTAATGATTCAACAGATCAATACTCCTTCCCCGCTTCTTTCGAAGGTGTCATTAGCGTTGGTTCTACAAATGAACGCAATAAACTATCAAGCTATTCCAACTATGGACCATCAGTGGACTTAGTTGCACCAGGAGAAGATATTTATAGTACCGTTTATGATCGAAAAAAGGGATCATCCTTCACAGCATTTAGCGGGACTTCTATGGCATCTCCTGTAGTTGCGGGTGTAGCAGCCCTACTAAAATCAAAATATCCCACTTTAAAGCCTCATGAAATAGAGGCAATACTCGAAATGACCGCAAAGGATTTAGGTGAAAGAGGCTACGACCTAACCTATGGACATGGCCTCGTCGACCCATTAAAAGCAATGCACTTCGATTTAAACAACCTACCAGAGCGCTATTCTGAAACAAAAGAAGAGCGTCTAACCAATGCCAAAGTGCTTAATAAAAATCGTCTGAATACCGAAAAAGGCGAATTCAAGCTACCAGATGAAAAGAAATGGTATAAAACTGAATTAGATGCAGGGGAATATATTCAACTATCATTAAAAGGTGCTAGCAACTATGACTATGCATTTGACTTATACTTCTACCCTACAGGTCAAAAAGATGAGTCTGAAACTATCAATGTCAATGATGTTCGCGCAGGAAAACAAGAAGGCTACCTTTATAAAGCAGAGCAAGCAGGAACGCTTCTTATTGGCGTTAAGGATCATAATGGTGGCTATAGCTTAAAAGGTGCATCAAACTATATTTTCACAGCGCAAACGACAAATGAATTACCGATCGATTCATTAGCAATGGATAGTGCACATAAAATTCAACAGTTCCCATTTAGTACGGCAGGAGAAAATTATACGTTACTCTCAGACGATCAACAAGGTGACCAAGATTACTTTACATTTTCAGTAACGCAACCATCAACATTGAAATTTGATTTATCTGGTCTACCTGGTGTTACAGCATCAATGGAAATCTATTTAAAAAGTGATTTGGATAACAACTCAACAGAACAAATAGATGAAGACGAATGGAATGAAAATGCACCCTACCCATTACAAGCATCTTCTAGCTCAGCAAAAGGTGAAAGTGTAAGTATCGTTTTCGATGCAATCCCTGATGAAGAGTATGTACTAAGTGTATCCAATGACAACAGTGGCGCAGTGTCAATCGATATGCTCTTTAATGGCGGTATTGATAACGAGGAAAAAGCGAACATGAATGAATCAATTATTCCTTACACGTTAAAAGGAGAAATTGTTCATCTTCCTGAAGATGAAGATGGACTTCCATTGGATGAGCCAATGCTTGAAGACGATGTACAAAATAGTGATGGCGCACCAGCTCCAAATAAAGCAAAAAAACGTGAACGAGGAAAAAATTTTTTAAATCTTCTTTCAGGTCCCGATTTTGAGGAAAATGGTTTAGATGCGGATCTCATTATGACGAATGCGATTCCTTTTAATATCGGTGAAGATCAAAAAGCATACTTCCAAACTGAATATGATGAAGATTATTTCGTATTTACTGCTCCAGAAGATGCGATTTATGGTTTCCAAATTAAAAAAGGAAATAATCAAGAGCCAACTGGCACTATATTTGAATATGATGAGGAAACAAATGAATTGCTTCCACTTTCTTCATTAGCGAATGATTCGGGGCTTATTGGTCTACTTTACGGAGTAACAATTGATGAAGACGATCCAAAAACAATTGCTCTGAAAAAAGATAAAACTTATGTTATCAAAATTGTTAATTTTGGTGGCCGTTCCATCGAACCATATTCACTTACATCAAGAAAAATGGCAGCTATACCTGAAGACAAAAACAATGAAATTAATACAGACATCACTGCTCAAACGATTGAACCAGGTATCGATTATCAAAATCATCTCCTCTATAATGATGATAAAGATTACTACTACTATAAACATCGGGGCGAGGATACAGTGTTGAGTCTTCTGTTATCTTCCGTTCCATATACAAATGAACAACTCAATCAAATACCAAAGGAACTACAATTTGACTTGAAATTTTCTGGTTCAATTATTGAGGATACAAACGGCAATATGCAAATCGACGACGATGAACTAGCGAAAGAAATACCGTTTGGACAAGGTGAAAACTTATTTGAAATATTTCTTGGTCTCTCAGGTACTTCAGAGGTCAACACATCTTTCCTAGCGAAAAGAAATCGCGGTTACTTTATTAGTCTTAGCGCCACGGACTTTGGGCTCTTATCGCTCCAACCATACACATTATCTGTATTTAATCATAAAAATGTTGATGAAGATGCAGATTCCACATTAGTGCATGGTGTGCCAACAAAACCAACTATGCTAACGAAAAAC